The Arachis hypogaea cultivar Tifrunner chromosome 14, arahy.Tifrunner.gnm2.J5K5, whole genome shotgun sequence DNA window AACTAGCTTCTTTAGCACATTGGATTGACTGTCAACAAATAGATCATTATAGTGTTACCATGGTACAAAGGGtgtaggaaagaaaagaagaattattTAGAAAAGTAACATTTGGTCTTATTCTCTTTTTGTGATTACAAGGTTTTTACCAATATATAGATTAAGAGTACGCTAATAAGTACGCTAATTATGAtataatatcctaataaattacattgatttttttctgaccctctttgatatttttctgattttgttcCTTAATTACGATATTCTAATACTCCTCCTCAAGGTGAGTAGTGGGATCACCAATACTCAACTTGGTTAGTACTTTAGCAAGGGCTTGTCTTGAAACTGCTTTAGTAAGAATATTAGCCAACTGATTTTCTGATCTCACACATGGAAGCTCAATAATGCCATTCTcaattttttctttgataaagtGTCGATCCACCTCAACATGTTTTGTTCTATTATATTGTATGAGGTTCTCTGAAATACTGATTGCGGCTTTGTTGACACATTTCAACTGGCTTGGCAATTGCGGTGGAAATCCAATCTCAGTCATTAATTTTCTTATCCACAATACTTCAGTTATGCCTTTAACGATCATTCAAAAATTTTGTCTTTGTGCTTGAAAGTGCTACAACTTTCTGCTTCTTACTTTTCTAAGTTACCAGGTTGCCTCCAACAAGTGTAAAGTAACCGGCTGTTGATCTTTTATCATTTGGGTTGCCCGCCCAATCTGCGTCAGTGTATGCCTCAACCTTCAAATGGCCATTCCTTTTTAATATAACTCCACTTCCTGGAGCTCCCTTCAAATATCGAACTATCCTCATGGTGGCTTTCATATGATCTTCTTGTGACTTATGCATAAATTGACTTACTATTCCCACAGCATAAGATATGTCAGGCCGAGTATGGGATAAGTAAATTAGTTTCCCAACCAGTCGCTGGCACCTTTCCTTATCCGCTAGGGTGGCACCTTCTACTATCTTTAACTTGTGATTAACTTGCATGGGGATATCTATTGGTTTGCAGTCCACCATTCCTGTTTCTGCTAGAAGGTCCAAAATGTACTTTCTTTGGGAGATAAAGATTCCTTTGCTGGATCGTAGAACCTCTATTCCTAAGAAATATTTTAGTCTTCTCAAATCTTTCATTTCAAAGTCTGTAAATAGGTTCCTTCTCAATTTTGCAATTTCTTCAACATCACTTCCCGTTATGATCATATCATCCGCATAGATTATTAGGCAAGTGATTAAATCTTCCCTTTTTTCAAAAAATGGTATGATCAGAGTTGCTTTGCTTGTACCCATACCTTTTCATGGCCAATGTAAATCTTCCAAACCAGACACGTGGAGATTGTTTAAGCTCATAAAGAGCCTTCTTTAACCGGCAAACTTTATATTTTCTAAATTCTGTTGAGAAACCTAGAGGAGCTTCCATGTACACTTCTTCTTTCAACTCTCCATGCAAGAAAGCATTCTTGACGTCAAATTGATGGAGTGGCCAATCTTCATTTGCTGCAATTGAAAATAACACCCTGATAGTATTAATATTTGCAACTGGTGAAAAATTTCAGTGTAGTCGATACCATAGGTCTGTGTATAACCTTTGGCCACCAACCTTGCCTTGTACCGTTCAATGGTGCCATCTGCCTTGTGTTTAATGGTAAAAATCCATTTACATCcgactaattttttttctattggtAGGATACACTTCTTCCAAGTTCCGTTCTTCTCTAGAGCTTCCATTTCTGTATTCATGGCTTTTCGCCATTCAGCTATTTCATTGGCTTTCCGAACAATTCTTGGAATGTCTTCTGTCAAGAGTGTGGTGGAAAAAGCCTTTGCAACATTTGCTATTCCTTCTCTAGCCACCCTTATTGGGTATCTTGAGTTACGAAAAACATGTTCTGGTGAGTACCGATAAGGAGGCATCCCTCTGTTTCTTCTTGGAGGAAGAATAAAAGTATTGGGCTCTGGTTCTTCATGTTCCAGTGCTATCTATTATTGTTAGTTGCCTCATTAAAAACAAGGAGTAAATTATCAGATTGATAATTACTTAcctcttgtttgacattctcaaAAGAACTCTCACTGGTTGTATGTACCGAGTTGTTTTCTACGTTGAGTGAAGTATTCTCGGTGGCTCCATCTACTTGCTCTGTTTGAATAGCTTCTGGACAACAAAGGTTATTTAGCCAACTTGGTGATTCATTATTGTTCTCCCCCTGAATGCCATGTTGGTGGCTGAAGTAAAATTCGGATtctaaaaaatcacaatccaTGGTCACATGAATACGACGAGTGATTGGATTATAGCACCTGTACCCCTTTGGTGTGTAGCATACCCAACAAAAACACATTTTCTGCCCAAGGATCAAGTTTGGTTCTATTGACTTTGGAGATATGGAGAATGACGGAACATCCAAATACTCGAGGTGGTAAGGTTAGAATAGGCGGGATTGGAGTCTGAGTAGCCAAGATTTGTAAGGGTGTTTTGTGGTGGAGAACTTGGGTAGGTAGGTGATTCAGTAAGTAGGCAGAGGTCACTATAGCTTCAGGCCAAAAGGTTTTTGGAACTTGTGCATCAAAACATGGCTCGGGTCATCTCAAGTAACTTATGATTTTGCCGCTCAGCCACACTATTTTGTTGGAGTGTATTTGGGTAGGAAGTTTGATGGATAAGaccattttgtataaaaaaaagtgCGCATTGATTGGTTTATAAATTCCCCACCATTATCTAAGCGAAGTACTtgaattttcttgttgaattgagtttgaatcaTTTGGTAGAAAGTAAAGAATTTATCAGGCACTTTAGatttgtgttttaaaaaatatacccaAGTCATACGAGAGAAATCATCCACAAATAACACtaaatattgaaaattattatGGAAAATAGGGGCTGGGCCCCACACATCAGAGTGTATTAGAGAAAAACTGGAATTGACTCTAGTGTTGGTTCGAGGAAAAGAAACTCTGTGATTTTTTGTACGAATACAAGTTTTACATTTGAGGGGTTCAGTGCTACTTGTAAAAAGACTAGGAAATAAAAACTTGAGGTACCCAAATGAAGGATGTCCGAGACGCCTGTGCCATAACCAAAGTTGCCTAGTAACCATTCCTTGAGCAAGCATGGCATGACCTGGATGTGCTACTTCATCAACGTAGTAAAGGCCTTCTCGCTCAGTATCACGCCCAATGATCTCCTTCGTAAGAATGTCCTGTAAAAGACAAAAAGTAGAGTACATGAGTACCACacaatttattttctttgttacttgactaacaaacaataattttgatgatagTGCAGGGACATAGAGGCAATTTTTTAGTCTCAATTTTTCTGAAAAAGTAATAAAGTCTCCTCCTTTAACATCAATTAATTTCCACTAGCTGTTTTAATATGGGCTTTTGAGGGTATAGTCAAGCTGTTAAAATCATGGAGGTCATGAGCCATAGTATCGGTAGCCCCACAATCGAAAAtccattcatttatttttttaattggattctgATTTTGAGTCTCCCTTTCATATTGAGTTGCGGCTAGACTAAACAGCCAATGAGTTCAGTAGTCCTTGCCCTTACTACCGCTGCTGCCTTGCCATAGCAACTTGCTTCCTCTCTTCTGGCCTCGCCATTGCTTCCTCTGGGATGCTCACAATGGCGGCTCCCGTACTCTGATTTCTCGATGACTTGGAATTGTTTTTCCACTAATTTGGGTAATCCACAATCTTAAAGCAATTTTCTTCGGtgtgtttcttctttcttcttccaccaattatttttttcatcagaGTTGCCCATAATGGATAATTATCTCCATTTAATTTGAAATCAATTGAAAAATTGTCAGAATTGGTTTGTGATGATTGCATTCCAAGACTATTGCGTAGCATATTTGCAATTTGTAATGTCAATTCGTCAGAAATAGTTGATTTTGAGTTCCTAGAACCTAACTCTACTATGATACCATGGTACAAAGGATttatgaaagaaaagaagaattattTAGAAAAGTAACATttgttcttattctttttttgtgattacaaggttcttaccaatatatagaTCAAGAGTACGGCAATACGCTAATAAGTACGCTAATTATgaaataatatcctaataaattacattgatttttttctgactctctttgatatttttctgattttgtttcctaattatgatattctaatatATAATACCAACTAAATTCATcataaaaagttaaattaaataGATTGTTCAATTTTTACGTATAGAAACTTTTCAAATTTATATCTTTGTCTTGTTTCATGCATATGTAAATTTGACTGATGTAATTTGTTCATTTCAACCAATTTGATTGATGTAATTTGTTTAAATTTCTGTTCATTTCAtatcaattactaatttttttaaagttaaataatttttagtttgattGATGTAATTTGTTCATCAATAATAGTAGTTTATAACTTTTAaatttgtttagttttaattttaaatggtTTGTAACCGTTCAATTTGCtgcaattttttaatttgaaaattcaatTTTTGTAGTGGTTTTAAacaattagaaaatttttttaaaaattgttgaaaaatttaACTCAAAACCCCACAAAGCAGACAAAGAATCGCCACTAAATTATGTCCTGGGGGTTCTATAAAACCGTCGAAAATAAGTTCGTACAACCTCAAATTTTGGAGGTTTGAGAAACTCCCACTAACCTCTTGGTGGGAGTTTCAAACCGCCACAAATCAGCTTAATCTTATAGTGGCACATTATCAAAAGTATTCATCATTATATACATCTTGTCAAGACAATAACGGAGGATATTATCCTTTTAATAtggcaaattttaaaaaatgttatttttttcattgttttagGCCTCTAAATCGTTGACTGCTTTGTGAGGATATTTTTCGACTTTCCTTAATTTGGAAAAAATAACTGTACCCAATAATCGCTAAAGAGGACTTTTCAGTAATGTGAAACTATCAAAGGAGTACTTATTTGTGTCTTTTATTCGTGGTTATGTGGTGACCATCGAAGATGTCTCATAAATCCATTATTTCACCCTAACAAGTTATCAAAGTTTGGAAAAtcattaatagtaaaaataatgtAGCATGTAAGGCAAAAGGTTTTACTGTCAACAGAACCATGAGCATCAACTAACGCATTCTCATAATTCCCTTAAGCAGCAAttgctaaaaaattttaataatttttttcaaacatCTTAAGAGTAGAAATTATCATAGACGTTTAAGAGATATTTTCTCACATAggattagagaaaaaaaaattgtaaatatatAGTATCACTGGTGATATACTAAGGGTGAAACTTAAAGTCTCGAATGGATTGAAGCTATTAGTTGTTAAACCAAAGTATATGTTACGAGAATCTTTAACAAATTTTGGATACTTTATATtaaactgtttccatgttctatTATCTCTCAAATGTCTTAATTTCTATCCGGATAACTTTAGTCAGAATGTCATTATACGAGTCCTACTATTTTAGAGAACATGTATAACTTTCTCAACAATCAAATAAGATAGAAGTACCTTAATACATTTacgaatattaatttttttttctcgttATCCTTGATCACATTcttatattgttattattattctcttCTACTTTATATCAAGATGTATTATAAAAACGTGCACTTACGAACTAAATAACTCTTATTTAAATAATTCATAATCAGTTTTATCTGTACTTAAATCTTTCATAGTCACAAATATTAGTAATAACTAATATACCCAAACCAAATATGTTTAAGTAACAGCTAGTACGTGCATTGTTTGAGTATCTCGATCCATATGTAAGATTAAACCAAGTTTCAAGAAATGATCATGTTATTGCCTGTAATTTGAAGCCTAATTACTTGATTTGTAGCTTATATAAACTTTGAGTAGAAGCAAAACAAATAGCAAATTAAGAGAACATTATAATAAGAAAAGTTGAGctcatcaaattttaataatcacATGATTGCTTTTGATTATTCAAAAAGAAAGCAATGCAAATTCCTCCTTTGACTAACACTTGTGAACTGCTCCTTAATTATCCCTAATCCAATTCAATCCCACCCAACCAACCAAACATGACAACCGACCGAACAGTTTTTACTATCCACATAACAAACCCCAAAGTACACATTCTTTATTTTCCCCTCTCACGTCATCAATACATCAAAAGAATCtcacaattaaatttttatttgacaaaaaaggggaaaaatcttattggaggagcAAAGCCCAATAATGAATCCAGACCCACAAAGTCAACATTTTGGAAGATCAGACGGTGGTGGTTGGAGCTTCTGGTTGGGCTCAGGTCCATCTAATACTAGCCATGCCATTTTCAATCCCCAGCTTGTATGAATGTCTAGGTGACAGTGCATGAACCATACGCCTATTCATCACACGGCAAAGAAAATGAACATGAAATCACATTGAATCAATTATGACATagcaaatgagaaaaaaaaaaaaaaaacaacactgATGTCTAtttctagtatttttaattttttagaaatacAATAAGCCAAAGACAAATTTTAAACACTATATCTCAGTAAATAATGATATTATAccatttttttagaaataatcaaatccaaaattatatataaattaaaaaataaattattaaaatggtattaaaaaatttatattactaACAACAAAAAATTCTAAAAGCTGTTAACGACAAATAAATTTCTGAAATGTTAAAAGACGCGATTAAAAagttagatattaaatatatatttcttaaaaaaaaattagagataagattttgatacaaatttttacaatcattattagaaaaataaaatcttttcatctttaaattttagtaaatttatatcaagagaattttttttaaaaagttttttattgtgaattattataattatttaaaaattaaaatttgtttaaattttttttgtgtatcttctaaatatttattttaatattatcacAAAATTCATATCAAATAAATACATcatttgttaaatataatttttttgttacttataaaaatataattataattgattatttatattatatttttaaatcattcaaaaattatctattcaataacatattttaataatatttttgttagcgGTTGAATTTTTTAGATATGAAATTAGTAGTTCATGCCAAATTAAAAAGCGACAACACTGATGTGAACTAATAACTAATGTACAATGATAATGTCACTCTATCTAGTTCTTTGTTACGGAAAGTGACAATGCCCAATTACGTGTTACATTCGTGAATTTTGGACTAGCGATACGTGTCTTAAATTTGACCTGATTATTATAAGAAAGCATAAAGTGTGCGATTTAATTGTTCACTTCCATTAAATGTTGAATCTTGGATTTATGAATGTCACTCTACCGCAGCCTTTATCTCGAAGAAACTGGTAAGATTCAATAAAGTAAGTAACAAGTATTGCCTTTTTTAACTTGCTTGAAACATTAAGTTAATTAAGGTTGCAAAGGTATATACAGGAATTAAATAGATGCACCTAGCCTTTCCTTCCTTTATTTATTAACACtgtcattttaatttattcttttgtgaaaaacagtaaaaataataaaattttattttctgtttttacttcttatttttactgttttttttttacaaaattcaaaaaaagtaaaaaacattaaaaaaaaaaaaaaacccaaactaaacacacttttaattttttttttatttttaaaacacaaatcAAATTCTTTAATTATCTTCATACTAAATTAAAACACATCACTTTTCTATAATCGAAAATAATAcaacaataatttttatataaaaaacaaaTCAGCCACTAGCTATTCCTGCTCTATATAATGACTACAATTTCAAAATGTTCATAAATTTATTGGATAATATAGGAAAATGAAAAATATCACATAAAACTATAAAAGAGATCATAGAGATGCTACTTATGTCAGCATCATTTTAAAGTTTAAGGTGATACCGCAATGTCAATCATTTTTTCTGTAATCATAGATTATGACAGACGTTCAAAGTCATTCAACAACCACCAAATATATGTATTATGTAGGCACCTATTATCATGCTCAACCTAGAATTTGAAGGTTatagaataatatttttcttCACAATTTAAAGTTGATTATAAAAAGGGTTTTACTTTACTATCATCATTAATAAACAAATTGTCTTACGATAAAAcagtaatttaaataacaatatcctttacttataaattaaaattgtaaaaagttaatttatttatgtaatataatgaaattataatattttttacaaagaaattgtgatttctctagataaattgaataataaaaatatctatatattgaaaagttttgattttagagttacattatatatttattgaaaaaattaattaatctatGTAGTACTGGTAAACTAAAATAGTATGATTTagtaatttactttttatatACAAGCATGATTGATTTCTCTTATTAACAGAGTATGATTTCAAATATCTCTAGACCAGGAGAGTGTAAAATGCTGCAGCTAGCGAGCACCTAATTAATGAACACATGCATGCATGCGCACGTGGATTTGATAATACGTGTAATGaaatcatttttttcaaaaaaatataaattgataaaaaaaacatgtaaattattatatgtttaatAATTTGTGTAGTACTAGGAAACTAACCGGGGTTATCTGCTTGAAACCGAATTGCAATCCATCCGGCTGGTGGAACTCCAGCAGTGTTCCTCTGAACAGGATCCACAAGATTAAACTTCTCAGGGTCTTTGTTTTCATCATAGTTCCCGAAACCTTGCCCAACAACAAAGAAATCATAGCCATGAAGATGAAGAGGGTGGCTCTCAGCACCAAGAATACTAGTACCCTGCAACACCACCTGTACACTAGTGTTGAAATTCAGAACCACCAACTTCGTATCATTCGTAACCATTGTGTTATTCGGTGGAGTTCCTGTGTAATTGAAAGGGTTGATTGGAACGGAAGGAAAATCTGTCTTGAAAACACCGTTTGATCGTTTTGAATAGTAGGCTTGGATTAAAGACAACGAATTCGGAAGCGCGAAAGAGATGTTGTTTACGGAAGCTGCGAATTTCGTGTTGTTGGTTGGTCCTTGGCATGTTGTGTTCTTAGGGCAAGGACTAGTCCCTAATCCTACAGTGAAGAAGAATTTCTTGTCCACCATTTTAGGTACCTTTGAAGGGAACTTATCATTCCCTAAGCTTTTAAACTTCGCAGTGAATTTTGTAACGAAATCTGTTGCGTTTATTGGTGGAAGTGTTGGTTGAAGAAGGGGGAGGTTTTGAGGAGTGGGTTTGTGAGAAGGGTGGGTGTATTCAAGGATGGCGGCGGCAGTGGAGTTGTCGAAGGTGCCTCTGCCGGTGAAATAGGGCTTAACAGCCATGAGGAAAGTGGCGTTGGGGAATTTGGGTTTGGTCTTTAGGAGAACGTTTGTGGTTTGGCCTGGTGCTATTAGGATTGTGTGTGTTTCAAATGGTTTTGTGTATGAAGCATCTGCTTCAACAACTATGAGTGTGTGATTTGCTATGCTGAAGAAGAGTTCTTCGTTGAGTGCAGCGTTGATTATCCTTAGAAGATATGTTTTTCCGGCCTTCACCTTTAGCTTTAATGTATCTGCATACAAATAAAACTACATGATTATGGATTTATTAATTAGTGATAATATATCAAAATGAAGAATCACGGTCTAAGTTTTgttatttatgtataaaaatatataatttaatttatttttaatataatttatattttagtatatattttatactaatatttaattttaatatacatttaaTACGTTTGTATAATCAAATTTATCAAGTTTTAGaaaatttgaatattaataaatatataatttaataatcatATTCActtatattttaatatacatagaaataaaatattatattttgacaTGTCAGAGTGTGTAAACTGATCTCTTATAAAATGAAAATACTCATATTTCTCTTTATAATAGGTTTGAATGGAAGAATTGAACCTGACAATTGACAAGTTTGTTGTGGTTAATTATTAAACATTGTGCTTCAGTTAAAATGAGAAGGGAAAAAGCAAAAGATCTAAATATTTAGCGAAGTCATCATGATCCCCTGCTGCAGCTAAAATGCCTTGTCAATTCTACTCTTCCACGCTCTATCTTTTCAACTTCAAattaactttaattatttaattttctaattgcaccttttaatttcattttttgtttggTTATTATACCTTTATTAGAGGAACAATTATAGAAAGGCCCCGGAAGACCATTGATGGTGTAAGCATCTGAAACATTGGGACCCCCTCCTGTTTGAAGGGCCTGACTTATAACTGCTTCTGGGTCAACGTTGAACCATTCACCTGAAGTCCCACAACTTTGCCAGTTAGTTAATAATTATAttcttaaacaaaaaaaaagaaaataattatacaATTTTGCTACCGTATTTCTATCAATTTCTCTCAACCAATTTCTGTTAACTCTTGTTTATGACTATTTTTAATGGAAGTATCTTtctagatgtgtctaataaaaatattttttttatggctatgtctaataaaaatatctttataatgtATTTTCTGAATATGTCTccttatatatgtgtttaaaatataataattaattattattaacaataaattGACAAATAGTATATTGATATTCATACTtttctataattatattacacgacaataaaaaattaatgtaaatttAACTAGATCTTGAATTCTTGAtacattaattatttaaatatatcataaaaaaaagtgACGTTTATTTTAAAATCCTccattttaaataaatatcacTTCGACtttttttgatatatttaaaaattaatgtatataaatttaaaatagttcTAAATTCAGATAccttaatttttaatgtattataaCAATAAAAGCGACTCTTAGTTTAAAATAGAGGGAGTTGGTTAGAATatatgatttttcaaataatagatataaaatacatatatgaGTGGTGTGATGCTATATAAATAATACCGAAAATGATAGGGATTTCCTTATGTGGTTTCTCAAACGGATAAGGGTCTTTATGCTTAGGGAGGATTATGATGGGTCCATAAATGGTAGCTCTAAGCCATGAAATGTGAGCATGCCAAAGAAGGGTTCCCCTTTGGCCAGTAATGGTAAAATTGTATGTGTAGGACTGATTGCTTTGTATGGGACACTGTGTCACATATGCTGGTCC harbors:
- the LOC112743566 gene encoding laccase-2, with translation MDFLHLPSFASMRVLVFGFWVVTLFSEFAVGITRHYTFNIEYLNVTRLCHTRTILSVNGKFPGQPLVAREGDRVLVKVVNHVSNNVTIHWHGIRQITSGWADGPAYVTQCPIQSNQSYTYNFTITGQRGTLLWHAHISWLRATIYGPIIILPKHKDPYPFEKPHKEIPIIFGEWFNVDPEAVISQALQTGGGPNVSDAYTINGLPGPFYNCSSNKDTLKLKVKAGKTYLLRIINAALNEELFFSIANHTLIVVEADASYTKPFETHTILIAPGQTTNVLLKTKPKFPNATFLMAVKPYFTGRGTFDNSTAAAILEYTHPSHKPTPQNLPLLQPTLPPINATDFVTKFTAKFKSLGNDKFPSKVPKMVDKKFFFTVGLGTSPCPKNTTCQGPTNNTKFAASVNNISFALPNSLSLIQAYYSKRSNGVFKTDFPSVPINPFNYTGTPPNNTMVTNDTKLVVLNFNTSVQVVLQGTSILGAESHPLHLHGYDFFVVGQGFGNYDENKDPEKFNLVDPVQRNTAGVPPAGWIAIRFQADNPGVWFMHCHLDIHTSWGLKMAWLVLDGPEPNQKLQPPPSDLPKC